In Kitasatospora sp. NBC_00240, the following are encoded in one genomic region:
- the pepN gene encoding aminopeptidase N, with the protein MPGTNLTREEARTRAQLLHVDAYDIELDLSSAREGGTFRSTTVVRFSASTPGASSFIDLVAPGVSEIVLNGESLPVENFADSRIALPALRAENELRVVADCAYTNTGEGLHRFVDPVDGETYLYTQFEVPDARRVFASFEQPDLKAAFRFTVTAPTGWVVVSNSPTPTPVGEGPTQVWEFEPTGRISSYITALIAGPYVGVFDSYENGAQKVPLGVYCRPSLREFLDADAVFAVTKQGFDYFQEKFDFAYPFAKYDQLFVPEFNAGAMENAGAVTLRDQYVFRSKVTDAAYESRAATILHELAHMWFGDLVTMEWWNDLWLNESFATFAEAVCQAEAPGSKWPHSWTTFANQMKTWAYRQDQLPSTHPIMAEINDLEDVMVNFDGITYAKGASVLKQLVAYVGQDAFFKGVQAYFKRHAWGNTRLSDLLGALEETSGRDLGAWSKAWLETAGINILRPELTLAADGTIESLTVLQEAPALPAGAKGEAVLRPHRIAIGAYELQDGRLVRTERIELDVDGARTAVPQLAGRRKPAVLLLNDDDLSYAKVRLDEDSLAFVTEHLGAFADSLPRALCWASAWDMTRDGELAARDYLTLALSGLPRESDIGVVQSVHRQVRAALDVYTDPAWREQGLGRWAAAAEEQLRAAEPGSDHQLAWTRALAAVARTDGQLALLAGLLDGSVELKGLAVDTELRWTLLGRLAAAGRADDQAIEAELARDRTAAGEEHAATCRAARPTAAAKAEAWASVVESDKLTNYMQDAVIAGFVDSDQRELLAPYTAKYFAAVKDVWESRSHEIAQQIVVGLYPSVQVEQATLDATDAWLASAEPVPALRRQVVEARDGVQRALRAQAADRAAGARELGH; encoded by the coding sequence GTGCCTGGCACAAACCTGACCCGTGAGGAGGCCCGCACCCGGGCCCAGCTCCTCCACGTGGACGCGTACGACATCGAGCTCGACCTGAGCTCGGCCCGCGAAGGAGGCACCTTCCGGTCCACCACCGTGGTCCGGTTCAGCGCCAGCACCCCCGGCGCGTCCAGCTTCATCGACCTGGTGGCGCCCGGCGTCAGCGAGATCGTGCTCAACGGCGAGAGCCTGCCGGTGGAGAACTTCGCCGACAGCCGGATCGCCCTGCCCGCCCTGCGGGCCGAGAACGAGCTTCGCGTGGTCGCCGACTGCGCCTACACCAACACCGGCGAGGGGCTGCACCGTTTCGTCGACCCGGTCGACGGCGAGACCTACCTCTACACCCAGTTCGAGGTCCCGGACGCCCGCCGCGTCTTCGCCTCCTTCGAACAGCCGGACCTCAAGGCCGCGTTCCGGTTCACCGTGACCGCCCCCACCGGCTGGGTCGTCGTCTCCAACTCCCCCACCCCGACCCCGGTCGGCGAAGGCCCCACCCAGGTGTGGGAGTTCGAGCCCACCGGCCGGATCTCCTCGTACATCACCGCGCTGATCGCCGGCCCGTACGTCGGCGTCTTCGACAGTTACGAGAACGGCGCCCAGAAGGTGCCGCTCGGTGTCTACTGCCGGCCGTCACTGCGTGAGTTCCTGGACGCCGACGCCGTCTTCGCCGTCACCAAGCAGGGGTTCGACTACTTCCAGGAGAAGTTCGACTTCGCCTACCCCTTCGCCAAGTACGACCAGCTCTTCGTCCCGGAGTTCAACGCCGGCGCGATGGAGAACGCGGGCGCCGTCACGCTGCGCGACCAGTACGTGTTCCGGTCCAAGGTGACCGACGCCGCGTACGAGTCGCGGGCCGCGACCATCCTGCACGAGCTGGCCCACATGTGGTTCGGCGACCTGGTCACCATGGAGTGGTGGAACGACCTCTGGCTGAACGAGTCGTTCGCGACCTTCGCCGAGGCCGTCTGCCAGGCCGAGGCCCCCGGCTCCAAGTGGCCGCACTCCTGGACCACCTTCGCCAACCAGATGAAGACCTGGGCCTACCGCCAGGACCAGCTCCCCTCCACCCACCCGATCATGGCCGAGATCAACGATCTCGAGGACGTCATGGTCAACTTCGACGGCATCACCTACGCCAAGGGCGCCTCGGTGCTCAAGCAGCTGGTGGCGTACGTCGGACAGGACGCCTTCTTCAAGGGCGTCCAGGCCTACTTCAAGCGCCACGCCTGGGGCAACACCCGCCTCAGCGACCTGCTCGGCGCCCTGGAGGAGACCAGCGGCCGCGACCTCGGCGCCTGGTCCAAGGCCTGGCTGGAGACCGCCGGCATCAACATCCTGCGCCCCGAGCTGACGCTGGCCGCCGACGGCACCATCGAGTCGCTCACCGTCCTGCAGGAGGCCCCCGCGCTGCCCGCCGGCGCCAAGGGCGAGGCCGTGCTGCGCCCGCACCGGATCGCCATCGGCGCCTACGAGCTGCAGGACGGCAGGCTCGTCCGCACCGAGCGGATCGAGCTGGACGTCGACGGGGCCCGCACCGCCGTGCCGCAGCTGGCCGGCCGCCGCAAGCCCGCCGTGCTGCTGCTCAACGACGACGACCTGTCGTACGCCAAGGTCCGCCTGGACGAGGACTCGCTGGCCTTCGTCACCGAGCACCTCGGCGCCTTCGCCGACTCGCTGCCGCGCGCCCTGTGCTGGGCCTCCGCCTGGGACATGACCCGCGACGGCGAGCTGGCCGCCCGCGACTACCTGACGCTGGCCCTCTCCGGCCTGCCCCGGGAGTCCGACATCGGCGTCGTCCAGTCGGTGCACCGCCAGGTCCGCGCCGCGCTGGACGTCTACACCGACCCGGCCTGGCGCGAGCAGGGCCTCGGCCGCTGGGCCGCCGCCGCCGAGGAGCAGCTGCGCGCCGCCGAGCCCGGCAGCGACCACCAGCTGGCCTGGACCCGCGCCCTGGCCGCCGTCGCCCGCACCGACGGGCAGCTCGCGCTGCTCGCCGGCCTGCTGGACGGCTCGGTCGAGCTGAAGGGCCTGGCCGTCGACACCGAGCTGCGCTGGACGCTGCTCGGCCGGCTGGCCGCCGCCGGCCGCGCCGACGACCAGGCCATCGAGGCCGAGCTCGCCCGGGACCGCACGGCCGCCGGCGAGGAGCACGCCGCGACCTGCCGCGCCGCCCGGCCGACCGCCGCCGCCAAGGCGGAGGCCTGGGCCTCGGTCGTCGAGTCGGACAAGCTGACCAACTACATGCAGGACGCGGTCATCGCCGGCTTCGTCGACTCGGACCAGCGCGAGCTGCTCGCGCCCTACACCGCCAAGTACTTCGCGGCGGTCAAGGACGTCTGGGAGAGCCGCAGCCACGAGATCGCGCAGCAGATCGTGGTCGGGCTGTACCCCTCCGTCCAGGTCGAGCAGGCCACCCTGGACGCCACCGACGCCTGGCTGGCCTCGGCCGAACCGGTGCCGGCCCTGCGCCGCCAGGTCGTGGAGGCCCGCGACGGCGTCCAGCGCGCCCTGCGGGCCCAGGCCGCCGACCGGGCGGCGGGCGCCCGGGAGCTGGGGCACTGA